Part of the Weissella coleopterorum genome is shown below.
GAAGTTGGCGCAATTCCCGACAAAACATGGGCCAAAAGTCCCGTAGTTGAGGTTTTACCATGCGCACCTGCAACTCCAACTGAAGTATATTGAGTAATTAGGCTTTGAACTAAGTCCGGATAAGAGATTAATTCAATCGCATCTCCCAGAGCCATGGCTGCGGCAACTTCAACCTGATTATCATCAAAGGCGTTCCCACGAATGACAACCATCTCGGGTTTGATATTTTGCGCATCGAAAGGGTAGATTGAAATTCCTACATCCGTAAGCGGCTTTTGGGTAAAAGTATATTGATCAATATCAGATCCCGCCACTTCATAACCCTGATCATGTAAGATTAAAGCCAGTGAACTCATTCCCGATCCCTTAATTCCAATAAAATAATAAGTTTTTTGCTTGTCCATTTCTTTGTTACCTTCTTCTTATTTTTCTTTAAAATAATTCAAGTTCACTTGTTGCGCGACTGATTGCTCTTCCGAGATAATATCATTTAAACTCAAGCCCAATCCTCGATTTTTCACCAGTAATTCATTAGTATCGATGACCACCTGCGCTGGTCGTTCGGGTTCCTGCTTTGATAAATTCGCTGGCGTGGCCGTGATCGAATTTGCTGGTGCTAAATTAATATAGCCCTGCGCACGTTTTTGTTGAATGAGCTGTTGGACGGCCTTTTCATAATTGGGGAGATATTCTTGATAACGTAATACCGGTCGTTCTAACATATCAGCTCCTTATGCTTTCGAAACTGAAAATAAACTTTGCGCTGCTAGTGAGTGCGGGTCAAAAATGGTTCCGACGGGAGCAAAATCATTCGGCAAAATTAACGCTCCTGGTTGCTTAGGTGCATTGGGCAACTGTAATTCACGCCCCGAAACAATCATTCCATTTGAGGTGACCCCGCGTAGTTCGCCCGGCCAAATAATTAATCCATTTGGCATCATCGTGCCGACTTGAGCGACCACTACTTTAATGTTGGCTTGCATATTCGGTGACCCTGAAACAATCTGCACCACTTGGTCTGGTCCAACCTCCGTTACCGTCACTTGGAGATGATCTGAATCGGGATGAGCCTCTGCACTACGGACGTATCCAACGACCAATTTAACTTGTTCCAGTCCATTCAAAGTCACCTCAAATCCGGCTGTCTTCAAATATTGATTTAATTGATCGACTTGACTAGCAGTTAAAAAAACCTGTCCTTGTGCTAAATTGCTAACCTCCAACACTTTTGAAATCTCTAGAAAATTAATCCCGACTAGCTCTCCAGTAGAATTAGTGATAACTGTCACTCCATTTTTTGTTTCAGCGACATCGTTTTCACTTGACGGGCTTACAATTGTAATTAAAACATCCCCTAAAGCTTGTGGGTTATAACTTGTAATTAACATACTTAATCTCCATAAATAATATCATTGACAGTGGTTGCATCTAATTGCAAAATTAAACGCTCTACCAAGGCTTTTGCTGCTTCAAAATCAGCAATTGACCAAAGCGTTTGGTGTGTATGAATATAGCGTGAAGCAACGCCTAAAGTGACTGCCGGAATCCCATTGTTTTGTGACTGAGCACCAGCAGCATCCGTACCTCCATTTGGCACAAAAAACTGGAGCGGGATTTTTTCATCACTTGCAATATCTAAAATAAATTCTTTTAACCGCTTAGGCATAATCACACCCGGATCCATTACTCTTAAAATGGTTCCTTGATCCAATTGACCTTGACCCGTCGCAGTGACCAAATCATCGGCTGTAGAGCTATCTAATCCAAAGAACAAATCCGGTTGAAGTTGATGCACAGCTGGACCAACGCCTCGCAGACCGACTTCTTCTTGAACATTTGCTCCCATCATTAACGTGTTCGGTAATTTCTGATCTTTAATTTTTTCTAAGACATCTAAAATCGTTACCAGCCCAAAACGATTATCCCAACTTTTGGAAATAACACGTTTACGGTTAGCCAACAATTCCGTTTTGACTTGGGGCACAATAAAGTCGCCCGGGCACACACCCAGATTCAAGGCCTCAGCTTTTGAACTAAATCCGCCATCAAATAAGATGTCATCTAAATTGGGGGCGCCATTCACATTACTTTGATTTCGTAGCAAATGTGGTGGAATCGATGATGAAATAATCGGAAAACTTTCATTACGAGTAAATAAAGTAAAACGTTGCGCTGAAACTACAAATGGGTTCCAGCCCCCTAACGGTTTGACTTGTAATAAACCTCGCTCCGTAATCGCTTTGACAATGAATCCTACTTCGTCAAAATGCGCCCCAAACATAATCCGAGGTGCTTGTTTACTTTGATGTTCTCGTAACCCGTACAGTCCCCCTAGCCCATTTTGAACTATTTGATCCACTAATGGGGCTAAATCCTGACGAAAAGCTTGACGGACCATAAATTCTTGACCAGAGGTTCCCTGTAATTCAGTATATTTAACGATTCGTTCCCACGTGTGCGTATCCATCCTTAACCTTCTTTCTTCATTAGGGTTAAATGAGCCCGTTTAATTAATGCCGTGTTGGATTTAAAAAATCACGAATTTGTGATTCTAACATATTGATTGCAATTTTGTTTTCTCCCCCTTCAGGAATAATCACATCGGCATATCTTTTAGTTGGTTCCACAAATTGATGGTGCATCGGCTTAACCGTTGCTAAATATTGACTAATAACTGACTCTGGCGACCGACCACGTTCAACCATATCTCGCTCCAAACGTCGAATAAATCGAATATCATCATCAGTGTCAACGTAAACTTTAATGTCAATTAGATCCCGCAAATTTGCGTCAACAAATAATAAAACACCCTCCACAATGATGACGTCAGCCGGTTGTATCGTCAAAGTTTCTTTCGAACGTGTTGAGACCACATAATCATAGGTTGGTTGTTCAATGGCTTCGCGTTGTAATAATTGTTTTAACTGTTTAATCATAAGTTCAGTGTCAAACGCATCTGGATGATCATAGTTAACCTGCCGCCGTTGTTCAATAGTCAACGAATCTTGTTGATTATAGTAAGAATCTTGGGCAATCATCACCACTGATTCACCAGCCAAGTGTTCCACAATTTCACGACTAACTGTGGTCTTTCCTGAACCAGATCCGCCACTCACCCCTATAATAATTGGTTTTTTTCCTACCATAATATTGTATTCTCTCTTTATCTTTATTTAATTGGTAACTCAACTTTAATCGTTGTCCCAACGCCTAATTGACTCTTGACATTGATTGTACCATGGAGGCTTTCAACCCATTCATGGACAATTGATAAGCCTAAGCCGGTCCCTGGAATTTGTTGATTACGTGCTTTATCCACCCGATAGAAGCGGTCAAAAATTTGATCTTGTGCGCTACTAGCAATTCCAAAGCCAGTATCTTTAACGCTAATTTTTAAACGTTGGCCTGTCTTTTCGACTTTAATTTTTAGCAAGCCCTGATCCCGATTATATTTAATAGCATTTGAAATTAAATTACTTAAAATTTGCTGAAGTGGTTCCAAATAATATGCAATTTGTAGTTTGGTAGTTAATTCAACCCGCAAATTTTTAATTTGAACGGCTTGTGATTGTCCCATTAAAATCGTTTGCACAACTTGATTAACATCAATCTGCACAATTGGCAAAACTTGATCGCCTGTCTTAATTAACGAAAGGATGTCATTTGTTAAATCTAATAATCTCTCCGATTCATGGGCAATAATTCCAATAAAATCTTGTCGAACTGTCACAGGCATCTCGGGATCGGCGATTAATGTTTCTGTAAACCCTAGCATGGAAGTTAGCGGCGTTTTTAATTCATGCGAAACGTTGGCTAAAAATTGAGTTTGTCGGAATTGTGCTTCGACTAAATCCGTCACGTCATAGAAAGCAATTACCACCGTATCAACTTGTTCTTCGGCAGGGTAATACTCCATCGTTAAGTCTAAAAACATCGCTTTATTATCTTGGTCTAACGTAATCATTTTATGGTGATTACCCTCACTGATAATTCCATGTTCAATGAACACGACTAACTCATGATAATTTAAAACATCATCGTAATGTTGGCCAATTACATCATGTTTTAATTGCAACACCTGCTGGGCAGTAGGATTAATTCTTAAAATTTGTCGTTTAGCTGTTATTTCAATGATCCCAACGGGCATATCATTCCAAACTGTATTTAAGATATTGGCATTATGCAAAGATAATTGAATTTGCGCCTGTTGACGGGATTGGAGTTGATTGACAGTCCTTGCTAGAGGGGCTAGACGATGTTTTGGTTCTAAAATAATATTACCACGTTCACCAATTTGACCGACACGTTGATTAAATTCAGCCAAGGCCTGATCCTGCTGATATTGCATCACTGCTGAAATTAAACCTAAGACCACCGCTAGAGTTAGTTCCAATTCTAAGCTTAGCCACATCGAGATAGCTATTTTTTCGGGATTTAGTTTGAGTATGATCAAAGTACAGAGTTTAATAATTAAAAAAACAATCACCGTACGCACCAACCATTGTCGAACATATTTCGACCATCTCACCATTATTGTCCCTCCTCCTGACTAAAGCGGTAGCCAAAGCCACGAATTGTTTTAATCAGTACCGATGGTTTGGATTTACTTTCAATTTTATCCCGTAAATTGGATAAATGCATGTCAACCATCCGAGTATCAAGTCCAGATAGCTCAATATCCCAAGCCCCTTTAGCCATTTCGGCCCGGTTTAATGTCCGTCCTGCATGTTGCATCATATAAGCCAATAAGTCATATTCCTTCGGTGTTAGGTTCAACAATGTTGACCCTTGATAGGCATTTTGCTGAACTAAATCAATCATAATATCACCGATCTGAAGCGTTTCAATAATTTCTTTAGGTTTAACCACTTTTACAGTCTGATTATTATTTCGCCGTAAGACTGCCTTAACGCGGGCTAACAATTCTCTAATTTGAAAGGGCTTTGCTAAATAGTCATCCGCCCCATTTTCCAGTCCATTGACCTTATCACTTTCAGAATCCATTGCCGTTAACATGATAATGGGGACCTGCTTATGCTGTTGCCGTAATTGTTTTGTAATGGTCATTCCATCAACCCCCGGCAACATTAAATCTAATAAAATCAAATCCGGTTGATGTTTTTCAACCAACTCAAGGACTGCACGGCCGTCACCTGTTGATATCACATTGAAATTATTCTGTTTTAAGTTATATTTTACTAATGTTACAATTGCCGGTTCATCATCAACGACCAAGACAGTTGTCATAAACATTGCCCCCATTTAGATGTAATAAATATACTAACTATCATTTTAGCAAAAAATATGGCTCAATATCAACACTTTCAACACGATAATCCAAATTATCTTTCTAAGATTAATCTTAATTTAATAAAAAAGTAAAACCAGCATTTCTAGCTCATTAAAAGCCTAAAATGCTGGTCGATAAATTTATAAATTGTCATCTTAATTGGTTTTTTGTTTATTTTTAATTAACCAATGAATCGTCCAAATTCCCACTAACATTAATCCCCCGAAGAAGTAAAGAATTGTTGAACCAAATGGCGCTACCATATAGCCAACTAAAATTACAATCAAAGGCACCCATAGATCAATCGAAAAGAACGAAATACTCATAACACGTCCTAAAAATTTAGGGTCACTTTCTTGTTGGTTAACTGTATTAATTTTAATCGTTACCGCAGCACGAGTCGCTCCTGCAATAATCACCAATACCGTCAAGACCGGAAGATAAGGGAACAGGGCGGCAATAAGATACATCCCCCTAGTATTGATAAATCAAAATACAAAGTCTGCAACCGGTTGAATTTCGGCACACGTGCTAGCCAAACCCCCATTAAAAGCCCTGCAATGGCCGCAAGCGATAACATACTTGAGTAAATCTTAGCATCTCCGCCATAAACTTTTTGAACTAGGTATGGCGTCGCTACAACGAAGCCTTCAAAAAAGAAATTGGACCACATCGCCAATAACATTGATTCCAATAGCTTAGGCGTCTTAAAGACATAATGGTAACCTTCTACAATTCCCTTTAGCATAGGAGGATGGTTTTGCACAATTTTTTGTGGGTGATACTGAATCAAACAATTAATTCCCGCCGTTAATATTAATAAACCGCTGTAAATTAACAAAAAATCCTTAAAATTAATCCAATTTAATGAAAGTAATACACCTCCCGCCATCGGTCCTAAAGCCTGGCCCAGAGTAAACGCCATACTAATCATTGCGTTGAATCGGGGAACCCGTTCCGCTTTAATGACATCGGGCAATAATGTTCGACCAGCAGGATATGCAAATGAAATATCAACATTTAAAACGAATGTCACTGCAAACAATAACCAAATTTGTGGGTTATCAGGATTCAAGAAAAATGAAAGACCTAAAATTAATAATCCTCCAACTAAATCCGCTCCCGCCAAGAGCATCTTTCGATTATAACGATCCAATAATATCCCCACAATCAAGTCACAGATCATAAAGACTACAAAGCCGAATCCTGTTAACCATCCTAAAATTTTAGCATTTCCAAAACTAGCCACTAAAAACCAGTTTAATGCAAATCGATAAATTCCTTCACCAAAAACTGAAGCAAAGTTTGAAGCCAACAAAGGCCAACTAAAATTTTGCTTTTTCATTTCAGTTTCCATTAATTATTCCTCCTTCTAAAATAAAAGGGCACGGACCAATGTCCAAGCCTTTTATTGATAATTTATTAATTATTGAGCTCCACGGGCTGTAAAAATCGCCACAAAATTTTTAAATAAAACAATAAAATCAAACCACAAACTTTGATGGTCGACATACATTAGTTCAATGTCAGCCCGTTGCGGGTATTGAATCTCACTTCGACCACTTCCCTGCCACAAGCCCATTGCACCAGGTCGAACTGATAATAATTTATCAACTCTTGCCACAGTTTCATACTCACATAGTTCAGAGGGCACGATCGGCCGGGGACCGATCACAGTCATATCCCCAATTAATATGTTCAAAAATTGAGGTATCTCATCCAAGCTCGTTTTTCGTAAAAAAGCTCCAAACCTGGTAATTCTAGGATCTTCGTTCGTAGGTAATTTGTACCCATTATTGACAAACTTTTGATATAGCTCTGGATTTTGATACAACCTTTTTTCAGCGCCCACCACCATGGACCGAAATTTATAAATTTCAAACGGCTTGCCGTACTCACCAATTCGCGTTTGTTTATAGAAAACTGGTCCTCGATTGCGTCCCACCAAATAAAAACAAGTAACAACCAAAAAAATGGGTGATAACATAATCAAGGCAAAGAGAGAGACTGAGATATCGACAAACCTTTTTGAAAGAACATATAATGCATTAGTTTCCATCCAACTTCTCCTTCCTTATCATTTCTAATGAATTAATATTTAAAAAGTCATCGTCATTTTAGTTTGTTGCTCGTCAGTAATGTTATTTTGTTTTTGATCCAAAACTGCAGCAAAGTTCAAATTAACGGTTTTGAGGTTTTGGATGGTTCCATCATTTGACCCCACCAATACAGTAGCAAAAGTTTCGACCGTAGATCCTGGCTGAATGCTAATTTGACTTAATTTCGCATCATTATCTAAACCACTTTGAACGGTAACGACATGCTGTTCTGAAATTTTGACTGCTTTCAATCCATCGGTTTTAACAACCTGTCCAGTTTGATTAGTGATCGAATAATTCAAAATCAAAGTTTGATAGTTTCCTGAAAGACTTCGATCATTGAATGCCATCTGGGCCATTTCAAGAGCCTCATCGGTTTTAGGTTGATTTAATTGTACTTTCACCTTTTTAACTACGTATGTCAAACCCTCAATACTGAGTTTTTGATTAACTTGTTCATTAATTTGTTGTAACTCAGTTCGATTGCCGGCTGGACTAATGCTATATTGGCCCACTTTCGTTAATGCACCATTTGCAACATATTGAGCAGAATTTTTTTCGGCATCCGTTATCTGATAAGTTCTTTCATTAGTTTTATTTTTAGCCCCATCTTGTAACGGCTTGATTGAATTCGTCTTTGCCGATTGCCGACTTGACTGATCTTGATCTGGGTTTCGACTATCGTTTGCTTTTTGAGATGTCCATACTGTCCAAGCCGCTCCCCCAAGCACTAATAAAATAACCACAACACTGCCGATCAACCACCATTTTTTATTTTTCACGTTTCATACCTACCCTAAAATTAATTGCATCCCCTCAACTCGATATCCAAAAACAGAATGCATTTTTTGATCAAGCTCAAAAACCAACTGGCTTTGATCCCAACCGGTTAAATCACTTAAATCTCTTAAGCTTAGTTGTCCATCACTTTGAGCTTTAACTTTAATTTGTTTTTGATTTATTTCAAATGCGATTGCTGGTAATATTGTCTGTTCTGTCCGAACCATAACTTGATATTGGCCAGGCATCGCTTCCGTTACCGTTTTAAACTGTGATAAATTCATGACTATCCTTTATATTATCTATTTTTTAAGTATTCTCGTCAATCATTTAATACTTTATTTCTATCAAAAATAATCTTCCCCGATCGTTTGCACCACTAAATACTAAACTAGTTAAATATATGAATAATTATACCTAAATATTTAGAAAATAAAAAACCTTAGCGCGGAAGCGCCAAGGTTTTTCAAAATTATTAATCACTATTTGATATGCCAATTATTATTGTTATTTATGATTTTCGGTTTTCCAAATCACCAAAAAACTAAATACCATACCACTTAAAACCATTAAGATGTATATTGGCAAAATGTAAATTGACCCATTGTGCATCAAACTCATTAAAAATGTTAACAGGCTAATTAATAAATAATACCAAAAACTAAATAGCCCACTAGCAGTACCAATGACATCTTCAAAACCTAATAAGGCATTACTTAAAACAATTGGTAATAATATATTAAGCCCCGTAAAGGTTACTAAAATGGCACCAAACAGCACCCATACATTTGTCGCGCCAAGCCCCATCGTAATAGCTCCGAGAAGTGCCACAATTAAACCAAGCATCATCAAATAAGCACCACTAAATCGCCCAATTAAACGATTCGTTACTAGTGAACCCGTTAAACTAGCGACGGCAATTAATAACCCGGTCCATCCATACGCCACAGGCGTCATTTTAAAATGATCGATAAAAATAAATGGTGCTTCAGCGTAATAGCTGAATAAAATTCCATTCACCCCACTAATTAATAAGCCGTAACTCCAAACCTTGGGGCTACTTAGCAACCGTTTGGTCACCATTAGCCAATTTTGACCTTGCTTATCGTTATTAATCAGACGGGTTTCTGGCAACGTTGTAGCGACATAAAATAAGAGTGCCACAGCCATCGCAATTAAAGCTGAAAATACACTGTGGTATCCGTAAATCATTTGAAAAAGCCCACCTAATAAAGGACCGAGTGCCGGGGCCAAAGCCAAGGCTGCGCCCACTTGAGCAAAAATTCGAGCTCGCTTTTCTCCCACAAAAGCTTCTCGCATAATGGTTTGGGTAATAACGGAACCTGAAGCTGCACCAAAGGCTTGAATAATTCGTGCCCCGAGCAACCAGTGGAAACCAGGTGCTAATAATAAGCCAAGATTACCCATTAAGTAGATACTTAACCCAATGGCCATTGCTTTTTTTCGACCAATTCGATCTGATAGGGGCCCAAAATATAAAACACCAAACGCAAATGCAAAAAAATAAGTACTCATCATAAGCTGAATGGTCGATTCAGTCACGGACATCCCCTGACTCAATGCTGGTAAAATTGGCGTGAAAATCGACTCACTCAATTGAGGAAAGCCGATTAAAGCGATAATAATTAAAATTGAAGGTTGTTTTTTTAGGACGTTCATTACGTAAATTCTCCTTAAGAATCTTTTGTTTATTTAGTCAATAAACGTCCTAATCCGCTTACGGTTGCGCAAGCAATAAATACAACATATTTAGACATTGGTCACGCTCCTTTCTTAAATCGAATCTAATCAGTATACAAACTTAACTACAAAATGTAAATAATAATCGAAATACTCAACCAAAATAATCCCTCAAAAAAAGCAGCAGGGCACTCACCCTGCTGCTTAGATATTAATAAATTAATTAAAGAAACCTTTTTTCACTTCACCATGCATAGCATTCTGAAATTTCTTTAAAGCATCTTGTTGTTCGCGAGTTAACTTAGTTGGCACATCAATATACACAATTACATATTGATCACCATACCCACTCCCTTGCAATCGGGGAGCTCCCTTACCACGCAAACGGAATCGTTTACCATTTGGCGTCCCAGCAGGGATCTTCAACTTGGCATCTCCATGAACGGTCTTAACCAGAATTTCACCACCAAGAGTTGCCGTAGCAAAGTCGAGCGGTTGTTCAAGATAAACATCTGCCCCATCCCGCTCAAAGCCATCCTTTGATGCCGCCACATGAAATACGACGAAAAGGTCTCCAAATGGTCCACCATTAGATCCAGCTTCTCCATATCCACTCATCCGCATTTGTTGACCATCATCAATTCCAGCTGGAACCGTAACTTTAACCTTTTTATGCTCACTTTGACCATTAGATCCAGTTCGATTATATTCGATTTCAGTATCTAAACCGGCAATTGCCTCTTCAAATGATAAGTTTAAACGATACTGCAAGTCTGAACCTTGTCTAGGCCGATTCGGATCAAAAGCACCACCAAACATTTGACTAAAGATATCCCCAAAGTCAGAATATCCACCTTGACCACCACCGAAGCCACCTTGACCACCAAAACCACCAAAGCCTTGTTGATCACCCGTAGTTCCAAATTGATCGTAAGAAGCTCGCTTGCTTTCATCCCCTAAGGTTTCATAAGCATCTTGAACTTTCTTATAAGTATCTTCAGCCCCGGACTCCTTATTAATATCTGGATGATACTTTTTTGATAATTTACGATATGCCTTTTTAATATCATCTTGCGATGCATTTTTATCCAGGCCTAGCGTTTCATATAATTCTGTATTATTCATGAGGAAAACCGCCTCCATTTTTTATTTTTTATGTATAAGAATAGGCCATACGCCTATTCTTAATGGCATCCGTCCCTCACGAGAGTAATTACAATTACTTTTTATCGTCAGAAACGTCTTCGAAATCACCATCAACAGTGTTATCATCAGCCTTATTTTCAGTTGCATCTGCTTCCTGTTCAGGAGAAGCTTGTTGATACAATTTAACTGCTAATTCTTGAGAAACCTTTTCCAAGGCTTCCTTCTTTGCTGTCATCTGGTCCAAATCGTCAGCTTCCTTAGCCGACTTCAATTCGGTCAAAGCATCTTCAACCGGCTTTTTATCGTCAGCTGACAACTTATCCCCTGTATCTTCCAAAGTCTTCTCAGCTGAGAAGATTAATTGATCGACATCATTACGCAAATCGACTTCTTCTTTACGCTTTTTGTCAGCCTCTTCATTGGCCTTGGCATCATTCATCATCTTTTCAATCTCTTCATCAGATAATGATCCTGAGTTTTGGATGGTGATCTTTTGTTCCTTTTGTGTTCCAAGATCCTTGGCAGAAACAGTTACAATTCCGTTTCGGTCAATGTCAAACTTAACTTCGATTTGTGGTACTCCACGTGGAGCAGCCGGAATATCAGTCAATTGGAACCGTCCCAATGTTTTGTTGTCAGCAGACATCGCACGCTCACCTTGCAAAACATGAATATCAACAGCTGGTTGATTATCAGCAGCAGTTGAGAAGACTTGTGACTTTGAAGTAGGGATCGTTGTATTACGATCGATTAACTTAGTGAAGACACCACCCATTGTTTCAATTCCAAGTGTTAATGGTGTCACGTCAAGCAAAACAACATCCTTAACATCACCAGTAATCACTCCACCTTGTACCGCTGCCCCTAAGGCAACCGCTTCATCAGGGTTAATTGAGTGATTTGGCTCCTTACCAGTCAAATCCTTAACGAATTCTTGAACGGCTGGAATACGAGTTGAACCACCATTCAAGATTACTTGATCAATCTCAGAATTTGATAACCCAGCATCCTTCAAGGCTGTTTCAACTGAAGCCTTAGTCCGCTCAACAAGATCACGTGTC
Proteins encoded:
- the udk gene encoding uridine kinase; translated protein: MVGKKPIIIGVSGGSGSGKTTVSREIVEHLAGESVVMIAQDSYYNQQDSLTIEQRRQVNYDHPDAFDTELMIKQLKQLLQREAIEQPTYDYVVSTRSKETLTIQPADVIIVEGVLLFVDANLRDLIDIKVYVDTDDDIRFIRRLERDMVERGRSPESVISQYLATVKPMHHQFVEPTKRYADVIIPEGGENKIAINMLESQIRDFLNPTRH
- a CDS encoding sugar transferase produces the protein METNALYVLSKRFVDISVSLFALIMLSPIFLVVTCFYLVGRNRGPVFYKQTRIGEYGKPFEIYKFRSMVVGAEKRLYQNPELYQKFVNNGYKLPTNEDPRITRFGAFLRKTSLDEIPQFLNILIGDMTVIGPRPIVPSELCEYETVARVDKLLSVRPGAMGLWQGSGRSEIQYPQRADIELMYVDHQSLWFDFIVLFKNFVAIFTARGAQ
- a CDS encoding DnaJ C-terminal domain-containing protein, whose translation is MNNTELYETLGLDKNASQDDIKKAYRKLSKKYHPDINKESGAEDTYKKVQDAYETLGDESKRASYDQFGTTGDQQGFGGFGGQGGFGGGQGGYSDFGDIFSQMFGGAFDPNRPRQGSDLQYRLNLSFEEAIAGLDTEIEYNRTGSNGQSEHKKVKVTVPAGIDDGQQMRMSGYGEAGSNGGPFGDLFVVFHVAASKDGFERDGADVYLEQPLDFATATLGGEILVKTVHGDAKLKIPAGTPNGKRFRLRGKGAPRLQGSGYGDQYVIVYIDVPTKLTREQQDALKKFQNAMHGEVKKGFFN
- the ytpR gene encoding YtpR family tRNA-binding protein, whose product is MLITSYNPQALGDVLITIVSPSSENDVAETKNGVTVITNSTGELVGINFLEISKVLEVSNLAQGQVFLTASQVDQLNQYLKTAGFEVTLNGLEQVKLVVGYVRSAEAHPDSDHLQVTVTEVGPDQVVQIVSGSPNMQANIKVVVAQVGTMMPNGLIIWPGELRGVTSNGMIVSGRELQLPNAPKQPGALILPNDFAPVGTIFDPHSLAAQSLFSVSKA
- the dnaK gene encoding molecular chaperone DnaK, with the protein product MSKIIGIDLGTTNSAVAVMEGGTPKVITNPNGGRTTPSVVSFKNGESQVGDTAKRQAMTNPDTIVSIKSHMGEDGYKVTVAGKDYSPEEVSAMILQYIKQYAEDYLGETVDKAVITVPAYFNDAQRQATKNAGKIAGLEVERIINEPTAAALAYGLDDLTKDEKVLVYDLGGGTFDVSILELGDGVFEVLSTSGDTHLGGDDFDEKVIDWLAEDFKNENGIDLKQDALAMQRLKEAAEAAKKTLSQATEAQIDLPFIASSDNGPLHIQTTLTRAKFNQLTRDLVERTKASVETALKDAGLSNSEIDQVILNGGSTRIPAVQEFVKDLTGKEPNHSINPDEAVALGAAVQGGVITGDVKDVVLLDVTPLTLGIETMGGVFTKLIDRNTTIPTSKSQVFSTAADNQPAVDIHVLQGERAMSADNKTLGRFQLTDIPAAPRGVPQIEVKFDIDRNGIVTVSAKDLGTQKEQKITIQNSGSLSDEEIEKMMNDAKANEEADKKRKEEVDLRNDVDQLIFSAEKTLEDTGDKLSADDKKPVEDALTELKSAKEADDLDQMTAKKEALEKVSQELAVKLYQQASPEQEADATENKADDNTVDGDFEDVSDDKK
- a CDS encoding MFS transporter, whose product is METEMKKQNFSWPLLASNFASVFGEGIYRFALNWFLVASFGNAKILGWLTGFGFVVFMICDLIVGILLDRYNRKMLLAGADLVGGLLILGLSFFLNPDNPQIWLLFAVTFVLNVDISFAYPAGRTLLPDVIKAERVPRFNAMISMAFTLGQALGPMAGGVLLSLNWINFKDFLLIYSGLLILTAGINCLIQYHPQKIVQNHPPMLKGIVEGYHYVFKTPKLLESMLLAMWSNFFFEGFVVATPYLVQKVYGGDAKIYSSMLSLAAIAGLLMGVWLARVPKFNRLQTLYFDLSILGGCILLPPCSLIFRS
- a CDS encoding sensor histidine kinase; protein product: MVRWSKYVRQWLVRTVIVFLIIKLCTLIILKLNPEKIAISMWLSLELELTLAVVLGLISAVMQYQQDQALAEFNQRVGQIGERGNIILEPKHRLAPLARTVNQLQSRQQAQIQLSLHNANILNTVWNDMPVGIIEITAKRQILRINPTAQQVLQLKHDVIGQHYDDVLNYHELVVFIEHGIISEGNHHKMITLDQDNKAMFLDLTMEYYPAEEQVDTVVIAFYDVTDLVEAQFRQTQFLANVSHELKTPLTSMLGFTETLIADPEMPVTVRQDFIGIIAHESERLLDLTNDILSLIKTGDQVLPIVQIDVNQVVQTILMGQSQAVQIKNLRVELTTKLQIAYYLEPLQQILSNLISNAIKYNRDQGLLKIKVEKTGQRLKISVKDTGFGIASSAQDQIFDRFYRVDKARNQQIPGTGLGLSIVHEWVESLHGTINVKSQLGVGTTIKVELPIK
- a CDS encoding multidrug effflux MFS transporter yields the protein MNVLKKQPSILIIIALIGFPQLSESIFTPILPALSQGMSVTESTIQLMMSTYFFAFAFGVLYFGPLSDRIGRKKAMAIGLSIYLMGNLGLLLAPGFHWLLGARIIQAFGAASGSVITQTIMREAFVGEKRARIFAQVGAALALAPALGPLLGGLFQMIYGYHSVFSALIAMAVALLFYVATTLPETRLINNDKQGQNWLMVTKRLLSSPKVWSYGLLISGVNGILFSYYAEAPFIFIDHFKMTPVAYGWTGLLIAVASLTGSLVTNRLIGRFSGAYLMMLGLIVALLGAITMGLGATNVWVLFGAILVTFTGLNILLPIVLSNALLGFEDVIGTASGLFSFWYYLLISLLTFLMSLMHNGSIYILPIYILMVLSGMVFSFLVIWKTENHK
- the pepA gene encoding glutamyl aminopeptidase; translation: MDTHTWERIVKYTELQGTSGQEFMVRQAFRQDLAPLVDQIVQNGLGGLYGLREHQSKQAPRIMFGAHFDEVGFIVKAITERGLLQVKPLGGWNPFVVSAQRFTLFTRNESFPIISSSIPPHLLRNQSNVNGAPNLDDILFDGGFSSKAEALNLGVCPGDFIVPQVKTELLANRKRVISKSWDNRFGLVTILDVLEKIKDQKLPNTLMMGANVQEEVGLRGVGPAVHQLQPDLFFGLDSSTADDLVTATGQGQLDQGTILRVMDPGVIMPKRLKEFILDIASDEKIPLQFFVPNGGTDAAGAQSQNNGIPAVTLGVASRYIHTHQTLWSIADFEAAKALVERLILQLDATTVNDIIYGD
- a CDS encoding response regulator transcription factor, whose product is MTTVLVVDDEPAIVTLVKYNLKQNNFNVISTGDGRAVLELVEKHQPDLILLDLMLPGVDGMTITKQLRQQHKQVPIIMLTAMDSESDKVNGLENGADDYLAKPFQIRELLARVKAVLRRNNNQTVKVVKPKEIIETLQIGDIMIDLVQQNAYQGSTLLNLTPKEYDLLAYMMQHAGRTLNRAEMAKGAWDIELSGLDTRMVDMHLSNLRDKIESKSKPSVLIKTIRGFGYRFSQEEGQ